One Rhodobacter xanthinilyticus genomic region harbors:
- a CDS encoding DEAD/DEAH box helicase family protein, giving the protein MWWTKMIELKVFQSAAAGLIADRFAFYATHPDRPRKGTQPRPFFQALSALTGAGKTPILADAVTRMRAHLHAEPIVLWMSKARSVVGQTLTNFSEGGKYSHLVEDFRVLPIGNITPALLSDPSAPLLITTTTGLFNNKEQAEGNLQIYKRDKDTFGDESPWERLIARPGVGTRRPLIVVYDEGHNLSEQQAELLAELQPDAYLLASATLRLPVAFSKSVVSPIELWVEECGQTDAFSKLLATNEDGEVKPELFITTIVDSEKVVTAQLVKRALQFDGTTAAMGSSIDELFDRLRLLEQAVEDENLQFSPKAIYVCKTNITDDGSRDDPSLPFLKREAPPIRIWRYLVEQKGVSPDRIAIYANLAFESGTKPDAVNLYSKGDNDFDQFSAGDYQHIIFNLGLQEGWDDPACNLAYIDKSMGSSIQVEQIMGRVLRQYGATHYDNPLLNTAHFFVRVDRENVFTDSIEKVKAKLKAEGAPLSISSNFGGAGAGSEDQDPRELDGVALHHIFVDSEAARTRIGELISDFPCFSEGDANTVAGAKGASTVIGVLGESTPQQVQWQDIGNTNPVRLRWLVSTAMKSRSSRVLAVSDLHDAKFDVRVQAQSKADRLSEKLAADATEAFYSLSELVYESGMPFNFGILRVGKKAASFSNSLYSRYAGLNKFELPFATALDSVGLPWHRNPSSGGFYIPLLSEGDTANFYPDFIVWKKGMVYCLDTKGSHLLTDAVARKLFDIQEDHKTRVLTRFITEGKQAALKAKALPGGYTVWKMKSGNPTPIHVDSLDAAVKECLR; this is encoded by the coding sequence ATGTGGTGGACGAAAATGATTGAGTTAAAGGTTTTCCAATCTGCTGCCGCTGGCTTGATTGCAGATCGTTTTGCTTTCTACGCTACGCATCCCGATCGCCCACGAAAAGGCACTCAACCTCGGCCTTTCTTTCAAGCGCTTTCGGCCCTGACTGGTGCAGGAAAGACGCCGATTCTCGCGGACGCTGTCACACGGATGAGAGCGCATTTGCATGCCGAACCTATCGTTCTTTGGATGTCAAAAGCCCGCTCTGTTGTGGGTCAGACCCTTACAAATTTCTCGGAGGGTGGAAAGTACAGCCATCTCGTCGAAGATTTCCGTGTTCTGCCAATAGGTAACATTACCCCTGCACTGTTGAGTGATCCAAGCGCGCCGCTACTCATCACAACCACTACAGGTCTATTCAATAATAAGGAGCAGGCCGAGGGGAATCTCCAAATCTACAAGCGGGACAAAGATACCTTTGGTGATGAAAGCCCCTGGGAGCGATTGATTGCCCGGCCTGGTGTAGGCACACGGAGACCGCTTATTGTCGTCTATGACGAAGGGCACAACCTTTCAGAGCAACAGGCCGAGCTATTGGCTGAGCTTCAGCCAGATGCATATCTTTTGGCAAGCGCAACGCTTCGTCTTCCTGTCGCATTCTCCAAATCTGTTGTTAGTCCGATTGAGCTTTGGGTTGAGGAATGCGGCCAAACTGATGCCTTCAGTAAGCTCCTAGCAACAAATGAAGATGGCGAGGTCAAGCCTGAGCTTTTTATTACCACGATAGTGGACAGTGAAAAGGTGGTTACGGCTCAGCTTGTAAAACGAGCTTTGCAGTTTGATGGTACTACTGCGGCGATGGGAAGTTCCATTGATGAGCTGTTCGACAGATTGCGCCTACTTGAACAGGCTGTAGAAGATGAAAATCTTCAGTTTTCACCAAAGGCGATCTACGTTTGCAAGACCAACATAACTGACGATGGATCACGTGACGATCCATCCCTTCCCTTTCTGAAGCGCGAAGCGCCGCCAATTCGAATTTGGAGATACCTTGTCGAACAGAAGGGCGTATCCCCAGATCGAATTGCGATTTACGCCAACCTTGCTTTTGAGTCTGGGACCAAGCCAGATGCGGTTAATCTTTATTCTAAAGGGGATAATGATTTCGACCAGTTTTCGGCTGGAGACTATCAACATATCATTTTCAACCTTGGCCTTCAGGAGGGCTGGGACGATCCTGCTTGTAATCTTGCCTATATAGACAAGAGCATGGGATCAAGTATTCAAGTTGAGCAGATTATGGGGCGCGTACTACGACAGTACGGGGCGACACATTATGATAATCCCCTCCTTAACACAGCACATTTCTTCGTGCGTGTTGATCGTGAAAATGTATTCACCGATTCCATAGAGAAGGTGAAGGCTAAGTTAAAAGCTGAAGGCGCTCCACTCTCTATCTCTAGTAACTTCGGTGGAGCAGGTGCCGGCTCTGAAGACCAGGACCCAAGAGAACTAGACGGAGTTGCACTTCATCACATTTTTGTCGACTCTGAGGCTGCGCGCACGCGTATAGGTGAGCTTATAAGTGACTTTCCATGTTTTTCGGAGGGAGATGCAAATACAGTTGCTGGTGCAAAAGGTGCATCGACTGTTATCGGCGTTCTTGGGGAGAGTACACCTCAGCAAGTGCAATGGCAGGATATTGGGAATACAAACCCTGTTCGTCTTCGCTGGCTTGTAAGCACGGCGATGAAGTCGCGCTCTTCGAGGGTACTTGCGGTTTCAGATTTACACGATGCAAAGTTTGATGTTCGGGTTCAGGCGCAAAGTAAAGCTGATAGACTTTCAGAGAAGCTTGCTGCCGATGCTACGGAAGCGTTTTATTCACTTTCAGAACTAGTATATGAGAGTGGAATGCCGTTCAACTTTGGGATTCTACGAGTTGGCAAGAAAGCGGCGAGCTTTAGCAATTCACTTTATTCTCGCTATGCAGGCCTTAATAAGTTTGAGCTACCCTTCGCAACTGCCCTTGATAGTGTAGGGCTACCTTGGCATCGCAATCCATCATCGGGAGGGTTCTATATTCCACTCCTCTCCGAGGGTGATACGGCCAACTTTTATCCTGACTTTATAGTTTGGAAGAAGGGCATGGTTTACTGTTTGGATACAAAGGGGAGCCACCTTTTGACGGATGCGGTGGCGAGAAAGCTTTTTGACATTCAAGAGGATCACAAAACTCGTGTTCTTACACGCTTCATTACTGAGGGTAAGCAGGCTGCTCTGAAGGCAAAGGCTCTCCCTGGTGGCTACACTGTGTGGAAAATGAAGAGTGGCAACCCAACGCCAATTCACGTTGATTCACTGGATGCAGCGGTCAAAGAATGCCTGCGATAG